The proteins below are encoded in one region of Bifidobacterium dentium JCM 1195 = DSM 20436:
- the rlmB gene encoding 23S rRNA (guanosine(2251)-2'-O)-methyltransferase RlmB yields the protein MAMKKGPTKGSGGKHRNALRGKGPTPKAENRVYHKAYKAKKVADRRKMADPRLAARRRVAKFASESDDLVIGRNAVLEALRCGVPASTLYIAARIEHDDRTREIVRLAGIHGLHLMEADRLEMDRIARSSNHQGIVMKAQPFQYSSLAELVERADKKSRAMEAANSAAARIAARPLFIALDGVTDPQNLGAVIRSAAAFGANGVILPERRSASVTAAAWKVSAGAAAHMPVARVVNLTKAIESLKERGYYSIGLDGGGDALVGETGFETDPLVVVLGSEGNGLSRLVRSTCDVIAGIPMSSMVESLNASVAAGITLYAVARARREAANN from the coding sequence ATGGCAATGAAAAAAGGACCGACCAAGGGGTCGGGCGGAAAACATCGTAATGCGCTAAGGGGCAAGGGACCGACTCCCAAGGCCGAGAATCGCGTATATCACAAGGCCTATAAGGCCAAAAAAGTCGCCGATCGCCGTAAAATGGCCGATCCGCGACTGGCTGCACGCCGTCGCGTGGCAAAGTTCGCTTCGGAATCCGACGATCTGGTCATCGGTCGTAACGCGGTGCTCGAGGCGCTGCGCTGCGGCGTTCCGGCTTCGACGCTGTATATCGCGGCACGCATCGAACATGATGATCGCACACGCGAAATCGTGCGTCTCGCCGGCATTCACGGCCTGCATCTCATGGAGGCGGACCGTTTGGAGATGGATCGCATCGCACGCTCTTCCAATCATCAGGGCATAGTGATGAAGGCACAGCCGTTCCAGTATTCGTCATTGGCTGAACTCGTGGAACGCGCGGACAAGAAGTCCCGCGCCATGGAAGCCGCAAACTCGGCAGCCGCGCGCATCGCGGCCCGTCCGCTGTTCATCGCGCTCGACGGCGTCACCGACCCGCAGAATCTGGGCGCGGTCATCCGTTCCGCAGCGGCATTCGGTGCCAATGGCGTGATTCTGCCGGAGCGTCGTTCCGCTTCGGTTACGGCCGCCGCCTGGAAGGTGTCCGCCGGCGCGGCCGCGCATATGCCGGTCGCCCGTGTAGTGAATCTGACCAAGGCGATCGAAAGCCTGAAGGAACGCGGTTATTACAGCATCGGTCTTGACGGCGGCGGCGATGCGCTCGTCGGCGAAACCGGTTTTGAAACCGATCCGCTCGTCGTCGTGCTTGGGTCCGAAGGCAATGGCCTGAGCCGTCTGGTGCGCAGCACATGCGACGTCATCGCCGGTATTCCGATGTCGAGCATGGTCGAGTCGCTCAACGCGTCCGTCGCAGCCGGCATCACGCTGTATGCAGTGGCCCGCGCCCGTCGGGAAGCCGCCAACAACTAA
- a CDS encoding DUF4032 domain-containing protein produces MESIELPQMDPRVLKATSVKAEDPAAQSPEPQALKITAASSNPKMFTLPWEKPLATWPEDLLANLPRGISRHVVRFVHVGDEVYAMKEITRNVAEREYELLRRLQKLELPTVQPIAVVTGRHSRDGEPLEAILVTKHLKFSLPYRALFARNLRPDTAERLIDALAVLMVRLHLAGFYWGDVSLSNVLFLRDADAFSAFLVDAETGDLQINLTEGQREYDVDLARTNIIGELMDLSSGSLLPSGVDEIEIGDRLVDRYHSLWSALTDTDDFGPDEMWKIEKRVNKLNELGFDVDELEMKTAEDGKRVLVRPRVVDAGYANRKLLRLTGLDVQENQASRLLNDLDAYRASTWREGEDLEIVATDWMREVFEPTVRMIPREYRSQIEPAQFFHEVLDHRWFLAEKAGHDVPMAEAVQSYVENVLPQYKLEQKDVDALNAEADSGVIDDEYTYNDPDDDGYNPDDDPDAAVWSH; encoded by the coding sequence ATGGAATCTATTGAACTGCCCCAGATGGATCCCCGTGTGCTTAAGGCCACTTCCGTGAAGGCCGAGGATCCAGCTGCACAATCTCCGGAACCGCAGGCGCTGAAGATCACCGCCGCAAGCTCGAATCCGAAGATGTTCACCCTGCCGTGGGAAAAGCCGCTGGCGACCTGGCCCGAAGACCTGCTGGCCAATCTGCCGCGAGGCATCTCGAGGCACGTGGTGCGTTTCGTGCACGTAGGCGACGAAGTTTATGCGATGAAGGAAATCACCCGCAATGTGGCCGAGCGAGAATATGAGCTGCTGCGCCGGTTGCAGAAGCTGGAACTGCCGACCGTGCAGCCGATCGCCGTGGTGACGGGTCGTCATAGCCGTGATGGTGAGCCTTTGGAGGCCATTTTGGTCACCAAGCATCTGAAGTTCTCGCTGCCGTACCGTGCGTTGTTCGCACGCAACCTGCGTCCCGATACCGCCGAACGACTGATTGACGCACTGGCCGTACTGATGGTGCGTCTGCACCTAGCGGGCTTCTACTGGGGCGACGTGTCTCTGTCGAACGTGTTGTTCCTGCGCGATGCCGACGCTTTCTCGGCATTCCTGGTCGACGCTGAAACCGGTGACCTGCAGATCAACCTGACTGAAGGCCAGCGCGAATACGATGTGGATCTGGCCCGTACGAACATCATCGGCGAACTGATGGATCTTTCCTCCGGTTCGCTGTTGCCGAGCGGTGTGGACGAGATCGAGATCGGCGATCGTCTGGTTGACCGCTATCATTCGCTGTGGAGCGCCCTGACCGACACCGATGATTTCGGCCCGGACGAGATGTGGAAGATCGAAAAGCGCGTCAACAAGCTCAATGAACTCGGCTTTGACGTGGACGAGCTGGAAATGAAGACCGCAGAGGACGGCAAGCGTGTGCTGGTACGTCCGCGTGTGGTCGATGCGGGCTATGCCAATCGCAAGCTGCTGCGTCTGACCGGTCTGGACGTGCAGGAGAATCAGGCCAGCCGTCTGCTCAACGATCTGGACGCCTATCGTGCCTCCACCTGGCGTGAAGGGGAGGATCTCGAAATCGTGGCGACCGATTGGATGCGCGAGGTGTTCGAGCCGACCGTACGCATGATTCCGCGGGAATACCGGTCGCAGATCGAGCCGGCGCAGTTCTTCCATGAAGTGCTTGACCATCGTTGGTTCCTGGCCGAAAAAGCCGGTCATGATGTGCCGATGGCCGAAGCGGTGCAGAGTTATGTGGAAAACGTGTTGCCGCAGTACAAGCTTGAGCAGAAGGACGTGGACGCGTTGAACGCAGAAGCCGACTCCGGCGTGATCGATGACGAATACACCTACAACGACCCCGATGACGACGGCTATAATCCGGATGATGATCCGGATGCCGCGGTGTGGAGCCATTAG
- a CDS encoding ABC transporter ATP-binding protein: protein MAEVVFDHVTRIYPGNDKPSVDDLNLDIKDGEFLVLVGPSGCGKSTTLRMLAGLEEVNKGRILIGGKDVTTMQPKDRDIAMVFQNYALYPHMTVADNMGFALKIAGTSKEEIRKRVEKAAEILDLTEYLDRKPKALSGGQRQRVAMGRAIVREPKVFLMDEPLSNLDAKLRVQTRTQIAALQRQLGVTTLYVTHDQTEALTMGDRIAVIKLGLLQQVGAPTELYDRPANVFVAGFIGSPSMNINTHPVVNGKAKIGEDTVDLPAEAVNKLTAEDNNQIVVGFRPEDASLAAPDDANAFSLKVMNVEDLGSDGYIYGNILTDGSSTEASTMMSDQNKLTTIRVNPRALPKVGDTVKIKIDPSKMHLFAPSTELRLN, encoded by the coding sequence ATGGCAGAAGTCGTATTCGACCATGTTACTCGTATCTACCCGGGCAACGATAAGCCGTCGGTGGATGATCTGAACCTGGATATCAAGGACGGCGAGTTCCTTGTGCTGGTTGGCCCGTCTGGCTGCGGCAAGTCCACCACCCTGCGTATGCTCGCGGGCCTCGAAGAGGTCAACAAGGGCCGTATCCTCATCGGTGGCAAGGATGTCACCACGATGCAGCCGAAGGATCGCGACATCGCAATGGTGTTCCAGAACTACGCTCTGTACCCGCACATGACCGTTGCGGACAACATGGGCTTCGCTCTGAAGATCGCCGGCACCTCGAAGGAAGAGATCCGCAAGCGCGTCGAGAAGGCCGCTGAGATCCTCGACCTGACCGAGTACCTCGATCGTAAGCCGAAGGCTCTGTCCGGTGGTCAGCGTCAGCGTGTGGCCATGGGCCGTGCAATCGTCCGTGAGCCGAAGGTCTTCCTCATGGATGAGCCGCTGTCCAACCTCGACGCCAAGCTCCGCGTGCAGACCCGTACCCAGATCGCTGCCCTGCAGCGCCAGCTGGGTGTCACCACCCTGTACGTGACCCACGATCAGACCGAAGCTCTGACCATGGGTGACCGCATCGCCGTCATCAAGCTCGGCCTTCTGCAGCAGGTCGGTGCTCCGACCGAGCTGTACGATCGCCCGGCCAATGTCTTCGTCGCTGGCTTCATCGGCTCCCCGTCGATGAACATCAACACCCATCCGGTGGTCAACGGCAAGGCGAAGATCGGCGAGGACACCGTGGATCTGCCGGCTGAGGCCGTCAACAAGCTGACCGCTGAGGACAACAACCAGATCGTCGTCGGCTTCCGTCCGGAAGACGCTTCCCTGGCTGCTCCGGATGATGCCAACGCCTTCTCCCTCAAGGTCATGAACGTTGAGGATCTGGGCTCCGATGGCTACATCTACGGCAACATCCTCACCGATGGTTCCTCTACCGAGGCATCCACCATGATGTCCGATCAGAACAAGCTCACCACGATTCGCGTGAACCCGCGTGCTCTTCCGAAGGTCGGCGATACCGTCAAGATCAAGATCGACCCGTCCAAGATGCACCTGTTCGCTCCGTCGACCGAGCTGCGCCTGAACTGA